In the genome of Oncorhynchus nerka isolate Pitt River linkage group LG4, Oner_Uvic_2.0, whole genome shotgun sequence, the window gtagatctccgagacaggattgtggcgaggcacagatctggggaaaggtagcaaaacatttctgcagcattgaatgtccccaaggaCACAGTGGATTCCATCATTttttaatggaagaagtttggaaccaccaagactcttcctagagctgaccaaactcagcaatcgggggagaagggtcagggaggtgaccaagaaaccgatggtcactctgacagagctccagagttcttacgtgatgatgggagaaccttccagaaggacaaaccatctttgcagcattccaccaatcagacctttatggtagagtggtcaaaCAGAAGCCACAACCccgtaaaaagcacatgacagcccgtctggagttttccaaaagacaACTatagattctcagaccatgagaaacaagattgaactcttgggCCTGAATTCCAGcaccacgtctggaggaaacctggcaccatccctacggtgaagcatggtggtggcagcatcatgctgtgggtatgtttttcagcagggttgttgtgttaaaaaaaaatcatcaattttagaataaggctgtaacgtaacaaaatgtgaaggggtctgaatactttccgattgcactgtgtgtgtatatatagtgtatcttgcTGCGCTTTGTAAGCACAGATATAAAATGCTTCTTATTGTAATTTCTGCTCGGCATCATACTAATTCTGTGCTTCAGATGAGCAGACAGCACTCTAACTGATTTGTACTGTAGCTACTGTTCTCCAGTGCTTTTCTAATAGGCAGCCTATTTCTCAGGTAAAATGCAAGATTAACTTTAAGCTAAAAATTTGAAATATAGCTGGCTACATTATGTTTATGATAGGcctaaacattagaaatatgatggACATGCATAGTGCTAGCTTTTTCATTGTAAGCTCATTTACCTTTGGCTGCCAGCCAAATAGCAttgcacttctgttgtcatctgatgaaaatgaaTCTATTTTCTGCTGAATGTGTTGCattaatgtattttctgtgaaggaaaactaTAGCTGCACGTCCCTGATCACTCTGttcaagcaacaacaaaaaactttcAACATAAAAGGCGACCCCCGTCAATACACAGCCGGACTCACCTGCTCCCGCTTTCTCCCGTTGTGCTATTGACTAACAAACACGTGACTGGAtaaactgttctggggaactaagtaagcatcataatgtgacaggtgaaatgaagaacgcaatctgctttatctcctaatGAATTACACAAGTTAACTGCAgatatttactttaaaaaatagcTACAAATATTAAAATATATTGAAAAACTTCAAATAAATAGTTTCAatggtattgaaaaaccatcccaaATAccctggtatactgtatatacggtataccgcccaatCATAGTGTGCTTGGCATTGCAGTGGCATGCAAACCAATGTTTCCCCCACTGTGGTCACCTGAACTTTCATTTTAAACAACTTTGTGAAGCTTAGAAAATGACAACAGAGAACACTTCCAGTACAGTCAACACAACATTCCAAAGTGCATGAGATTCCAAACCATACTATTTCCCAGGAGCATCGTGTCATTAATGCTCGAACACATCGCACCGAAAGTAGATCTAGTGTTAATCTGCCGATCGTTTTCACAAGATTCTACATGTAAAATCCGCTCGCTAATTATGTttagaggtgctaagtactctcaGCCAGCAAATGCTATTGGTGTATCTGAGCCCTAAGGCcgcagtctctccctccccaggaCTGGCAGTTTGACGACGGCGCGCCCCCTCCCTCTAAGGTGGTGGAGGACTGGCTGAGTCTGCTAAGGTCCCGTTTCCTAGAGGATCCAGGCTGCTGCGTAGCTGTGCACTGTGTGGCTGGACTGGGCAGGTGAGGGGatcagctcagttggtagagcatggtgctcataacaccaggatagtgggtttgttTCCCGGGACCACCTATAtttaaaatgtatgcacacatgactgtaagtcactttgggtatatgcatctgctaaatggctattattattattgatactCTGTATTAGGGGACCAGTAGGATGCTCTGTAGTGAATGGACAACAGTGTTTGAGTATTCATGCATATCATTGCCTATAATCAGATCAAGGGGACATTTTTGATTTAAGGTTAACAAGGTATCACAGGGAACTGGATCCAAAGAGGTTGTGTTGACTGTCACTGAGCTTTGCACAGTGCTTACCAAGTTTATCTGCCAGTCAGTTGGTTAAACCTGGGTCAAGGGAGGCTCATTCTCACTGTACCCACACCTCTCCAGGTTCAAGGATAGGCACCTCTGGGTGCGTCCCAAGTGGCAGCACTATATatggtgccgtttgggacacacCCATTGTTAATCTCTGGGGAAAGAAAAGGGGCCTTCTGAGTAAGACAGATAATAGCGGTGAGTATCCTTCTAGCTCAGCGCTTCAGCGTGAGTTTTCCAAGTACCCACTCTTCCTCTACACAGCCACAAtgaggtagcctggtcccagatctgtgtgtgCTGGTGTGACAATAACCAAAGGAGTTGTCAAGAAATCACAAAAagatatgggaccaggctaaTGCGTAGCTGCCCACCCCATCAAACTGAACAACCTCTTCTAGACCGGTGTCTagacccctccctgtctccccttctctctgagggctggctagctagctagcctagcaCTGGGCCAAagtcaacacaaacagaccccttGGTGCCCCCGTGCTGCAGCAATTCATTAATCCCACAGTATTATTAGAGGCACCGGGGGGTGAAGTCTGAAGACGAAACAGGAAGGAGGCATTTGTTTTTGCGGTCCCCTCTTCACTGTACGTACGCTGGGCTCCTTCCATGACCTTTTAGCTGGGATCAGGCCCGACCCCAGTCGGAGCAGAGCGGGGGCCAATACCCTATAATTGAATCTGCTGTTCCATCCCATTCCATCTAGTGTTTATATCAGGCCCCAGCCCAGCAGCCCagtaactagagatgaccctCGATCCACCCCCCTGTCTGCAGCAGGGATAGGCTAACTTTCCCTCCTGTCGTTTTGAAGCTGTGAAGGGAGAAAGTGAGCCATTCTAGCTAGCAACCGCCCCACTGGGACATGTTTTTGAACAATAGGACAGTATTATACTGATCAGACTTTGTGTAAACACACAGTGTGGCTTCTGCTCTTCTTATTACACACACAGTCCAACAAAATGTAGTAGGGGTAGAGTCATAAACCGAGTGACATGGGGGGGGAGGGGGCCGCCCCTGGCAGTCAGGTTTGGGGGCAGTATAACCCTGGCAGTCTGGGTTTGGGGGCAGTATAACCCTGGCAGTCTGGGTTTGGGGTCAGTATAACCCTGGCAGTCTGGGTTTGGGGTCAGTATAACCCTGGCAGTCTGGTTTGGGGTCAGTATAACCCTGGCAGTCTGGTTTGGGGTCAGTATTACCCTGGCAGTCTGGGTTTGGGGTCAGTATAACCCTGGCAGTCTGGTTTGGGGTCAGTATAACCCTGGCAGTCTGGTTTGGGGTCAGTATAACCCTGGCAGTCTGGGTTTGGGGGCAGTATAACCCTGGCAGTCTGGGTTTGGGGGCAGTATAACCCTGGCAGTCTGGGTTTGGGGGCAGTATAACCCTGGCAGTCTGGGTTTGGGGGCAGTATAACCCTGGCAGTCTGGGTTTGGGGGCAGTATAACCCTGGCAGTCTGGTTTGGGGTCAGTATAACCCTGGCAGTCTGGTTTGGAGGCAGTATAACCCTGGCAGTCTGGTTTGGGGGCAGTATAACCCTGGCAGTCTGGTTTGGGGGCAGTATAACCCCATCTCTGACGCACGTCTCCCTTCCCCAAGGAGCTAGCCTCAGCTTTTGAAATGGTGCCAATGTTTTCTTGGCCCAACTTATTTATTTTCATACGTTTCAAATGGGAAAGACTGTTTCAGCACGCTTTTTCCTCTGAGCGAAGGCTCACTAAGAGGGGGTTACAGGCTTACGTTTAGGTTGTGTTTTGGATGTGTGTGTCTAACAGTAAAAACCTTAATGGCCcatgatttgatttgttttgaaacGTTCACAGAATATTGTGTCCCTGGTTTATTCTGAGACTTGCACATCTCTATCCCCGCTCATTAAAAAGAGCCAAAACTCTGAGGTTATGGCGGAACGAGCCCCCTTAACCCTATTAGTAAGCAGTGTTGAGCTAAAGCTTTTGTGGATTCAACAGGTTAGTGGAAGTTTGTCTGGCTGAAAGCACATAGCTCTGTCTGTGCCTTGTAAGGGGATGCTCTGTTTGAGAAGGTTGTGTatgggagcacacacacacacagccattgtcTCACACTTTGCCTTTCTATGTCCCACACACTCTGGAGGGAAGTTTTCATCTGGGTACAGATCTAGCTTCTCCTTCCGCAATCCTAAACATAACCATTAGTGGTGGAAATGCTAAACCGACCCCAGATCAGCATCTAGGAGCAACTTCACCCTCCACGTCCCAAGCTTTCACTGTTTCAGTAAAGGGCACCACTCACCAGCTGTTCTCTGGCCCTCGTATTCAGGAGTCACCACTGTCCTATCCAGCCACAGgttattctgttctgtacagTAAGGTATAGCAGTGCATCCCCTACCATTTGTAGTTGGCTTTAGCCCCCTATCTATCCCCTCTATTGTTCCCTGCCTAAAATCATTTTGGTTTCAATAGATCATTTTGGTGCCGGAGGGCCTGAATGAAGCTTTTGGACCCTTTGCATCCCATCTGGAAAGGAATCTAAGAAAGAAAGTCAACTTTCTATATCAGTTAGTGATGTGATTGTTTCTGACTGGCCTGCTGTGGATGTTCTGTCTTGGCAGAGCCCCGGTGCTGGTGGCGTTGGCACTGATCGAGAGTGGTATGAAATATGAGGACGCCATCCAGTTTATCAGACAGTGAGTATCCCTCACTCTTTCCATCTTACTGTTCTTCTCTTCTGTATTCTGCCAAACTCTCTTGATCTACTGCGGTCATGTTATGAAACTTGTTGCTCTTGCGTTCATTGTCATGGCTGTCAGACAAACCTTTTTTGACTGATTTAAATGCTTATGTATCAGTCTGTTTTGAACAAGTGGCCCTATTATTAGAGGATAAGAACCTCTACAGATGAGGTCTGTTGAGCTCAGTTCTCTTACTGTAGTTCGTTCTTGAATAtccatgtttttttgttttccaGGAAGCGCCGAGGGGCGATCAACAGCAAGCAGCTGACCTACCTGGAGAAGTACCGACCCAAACAGAGACTGCGCTACAAAGACCCACACATCTTCAAGAACAAGTGCTGCATCATGTGACCCCCGCCCCCCCTCTCCTGCTCAGCCAATTATCTGCCTGCCACCGACTGATCTCACCCCAAATGGATACCGACGACGGACGAGTCCACAGCCAATGCACTTTGTGACTGAACTTTTGAGAACTATTGGATTTATAAATCATGAACTGAGCTGAGCAGCTCCACCAAAGGAAGGGTGTAATGTCTCCCTGATACCTAATGACAGCGCTTACTGAGGGGATTGATGGATCCAGCCAAGACCTCCTTGAATCTGACTTTTTATCCAAGAGCCAGGCGAAGGTAGCTTGGAATGGATGGTGGCAATAGGACGTTGACTCTCGCCACATTGAACTCCATCATAACCATTGGGTGGTGCCTCGCCGCAAATGACTTGACTTGGTAATTGTACCTCCAACACCCCTTGCTACCAAATGGTAGTAGCGCCTCATCATGGTCTGAAAGACAGCCAGCTTTAGCTGTATGAATATAAAAACCAATGTGAATCATGAGAAAAAAATGTTTGTGCCTGGTTGCCCATTTTTGCCCTGCCTAGAGTAGGTACTGGGCTGTTCTGTTCACTCCTTGTTCCAATGACCTGATGATTACTGTAATATATTTTTGTCATGATGCCCCTTTCTAGCTTGAATATTCAGTGGGCTTGCAGATGAGAACAGAGGGGTTGGGATGGTTATAGGAAAAGGGTGGGGTGCACTTGGATGATGACCAACATGTTTATTTGTACTGTACCTCAATTTTGTAACTGATGTTAGGCTAGGTAGGACGGTTATTCACTTACACTGGCTCACGGGTGTATGGGAGGAAGCAGAGTTACATTTCCCCTAGActctgatcttgggtcagttttgcagTTTCCCCTCTAATgttaaggttaggatttagggaggggaagctgatcctagatctgtacctaaggGACAAAAAGCTACAAAGTGCTCTACGGTCATATCCTGTACTGAATacgtgtccctctctctaccatactctttgTTACACGGCAGCTGTGCATTGAGTCTACTCGCAGGGAGTTAAATGCTGTTGCTGAATTCAAGGGTCACATCAAAACACTTTGGTTAACCCCACCCACCCCCATTGGCATAGTTGGTTAGGCCAACCAGAATGAATGCACGTTCTGCGTTTGTTTTCTAGCCCAGTTTCTCTATCAGGTCAACTCTTGTACAGGTGTAGTCAGTTTACACCTCACCAGACACACAGCCTTGTCTCTGTTCGCCGCATTGAAGTCGCCTTCCGTCTGCCTTTTGAAGAAACCACCTTCAGCTGTATAGAAATAAAGTGTTTGTCATGGAACTGCTCATTCCTGGTGCAATGAGCTGAGTGGGAGCAGTGTGAGACATTAGATTATGTAAGAGCGTGAAAATATGACACAGCAGTAGCAGTCATCCACTTTGTTTTGATTGACTCACTACTTTAATTACTCCCCATGAAATGCTTCCACCTGCTGGACGTAATGAGTAGCTACAGGGTGTGGATTTAACTTCGATGGACTCGATCCAAAATATGGTATAATTAGCTGTATTAATAATAAACCATTTTGTTATGAGTATGACAGTAAAAATACCTGTTTTGCCAAGTAGATGGTGCCTTTGAGTTATGGGTTGACAAAGGGGGATTGACCTGAGGGAAAGGGCTTTCAAGAGCCCGGTTTAAACCTGGTGTTAACATGTCCCCTGATCTTGGCCAGATGTTTAGGTGTAGACGAGTAAAATAATTGATTGTGGTCAGATACTCACCACCTTCAGAGATTGATTGGatgaaaagggctttataaatacatttgattgattgatgaaaGAATCCCTTTCTCAAATGTGgtagtctctactgtgtgtagGGGCCCACGCTCATATTCCATTCTTCCACTTCAGCAGGACCAGGGCCCTGTGATTCCTGGGCCATGTTTCCCTTCCTAACCTTGCCCAGATGGGAGAGACTCTGGGCTAGCCTGGGAATCCAAACTGTTCGGTTTCGATTCCCaggctgtatcccaaatggcaccctgtcaaAAGTAggatactatatagggaatagggtgctatttagaaCTGATTCAGTAAAGGAGATCTGTATCAAATGAACCAGAAGACTTAAAACAATATCCTCCTTGTGACTCCCATCCCTGCTGCTGTTGAATGCCCCCAACTGTAACGCCAGGTCTAGACTTGACAGTTCATGCAGCTTTTGTATTCTGATCATGGAAATCCGAACAAGTCATGCATCTACACCTATATTTAAATGCATCCAGTGTCTAGATGCCCTTTTCCCACGCTATATTCAAATGCAGTATGTAAATGAAATAGGCTAAATCTGACAACAACTTGATGGCAGTAGCCAGCTAACCGCTAGCCTTTATGAAGCCACAAAACACATTCCTCAAAAGCTAGGCATGAAAAAAGGTCCCTCTTGCTCCAACAACACACCTTTATTGTGGGCGGAGTGTTGTTGCCACTGTATGTGGTTTCAGTAGCCTGATCGCATCAGCAATGTGTCCCTGACCACCACCTCAAGTTTTCCGCCAGATCTGTCTTTTCAATGTGATATTCACATTCACGTGTGGGCCAGGGCTTTTCCACTTAAAcctgcaatatgtcactttttgggctACCTGACCctatagaaatgtgagttatagatctgtttcTATGCTTCCTGGTAAGTGACATTTTTGCTTTGTACACTAGGTTCAAAACAGCTGaaaatatttcacagcggttGAGATGGAACAATTACTCTACGCCATACTTGTTTTATCGCAAACTGAAAATAAGCAGACTattagaatttttgcaaccagTTCATGGCTGAGCGATTTCTGCGTAATGATTCAGTAGGGTACACCAAAGCAAAGGTTTTGTTATAAAAACAAACACTTATCTAATAAGTTCAGGTTGTAGCTCCCAGTAAAAAATACATCCCTTCTGAACAACCCTTCTTTTCCCCACCCGACAGATACTGAACCCTAGTCCTACCTTAGATTTGAGTAAGTTAGCAGAGACTTGAGTGCAAACTCTTCTTCGCCCACTGTTTGAGCTGCAGCCTCACAATAACTCTTATGAATCCATTTCATCTCAGAATTGGAACTCATGATAACCCTTTTGCTACGGAGTGAAAGATTCCATTCCTGGGCTCATTGATATATACTTACATGGTTGTTTAATTATTCAAATTGTACAAAAGAAGATTCAATAATTAATCTTACCTTCCGGAAAAGCACCAACAGACTTCGGTTTCTCTAAGTGTATGATCATTTATCCAACTGGACTTTCTCCAAGTCAACTCCTCATTTAAGTAAAACAATGAGCCAGTGAAGTCTCAACTAGCCAGTAAACTACACTGGatagtaaaaaacaacaacatgggcTTATTGAACACATTTTATAAACACAATGTCACCTTAACTCTTGTACAAAATGGTTGTTCAATGAGCCTTGAATAGCCACAACTAAATAACAAGCATAATCATTGTGAAAATGCCTCGTGATAAGAACATTACGGATAACATTGAAAATAACTACCGGGGGGTGCCGTTCTATAGAGAGAAATTCAATGTTGAAACTATATGACCAAcagaagaaaatgtatttaagaaacaaaaagtgttacatgCAGCCCATGAGTCATTTCATGTGACCACTAACGGTTGATTAGAAAACAAAAAGACTAGAAAATTATAACAACCTCTGGCCCATAGAAAACCACCTCAAACAAAAGTACTTTAGGgacatataaaatacattttattatcCATTTTGCttcatttctacattgtagttGCATTTCTAGACACTCATTATGAAAGAACGCAGCTACTGTTTTTATCCGGACACAGACTCAagtaatgtttgttttatcttcttTTTTCTGTCTCTCGTTGTGCGCCCGGATCTCAATATAGAATTATTGTATGGTAAAAGAAAAAAGGGGAACCTAatatctttttttctctctctttgttataCTCAACATAAAAATGATTGTTGCCTGGGCTTGGTAGGCCGGGCCAGACAGGGGCAGTGGGTCCGTCCCGGGCCCCAGGCTGAGAGCACCTTTCAGGGCTGGGCCCCGGCGGCTGGGACCTGCGTGGCCAAAGCACTGGGGGAAGAGATCACAGGAGAGCCTGCCACGTTAGCCAGGGGCTGCGACGAGGACATGGAAGTGATgcctggagaagaggaggaaaacaggGTCAGAGGAAGAGTCTGGGGTCTTCCCTAAGAAGAAAATATTCACATAAGAACTGATACTATTTTCTATAATTAACAGTCCTCCTTGGCCAGCTGTAGAATCATCTCTTCAGAACAGCAACATACTGTTATGACCCCTGCAGACACCTCATATCATCAGACCCTGTGTTTGTTACCTGTCATCATACTGGAGGAGCTGACTGGGGTAGAACCAGTCGACAGCCCTGATATAGAGCCCATCCTCGCCTGGTCTTTCACAATGGGGTCTGACAGACAGAGAATGACAGAGAAGCCCATGAATGATAAGCAAAACAAGCTAAGGCCACAGAGATGCAGCAGATATTTCAGACACAAACGCAGCTATGCATCACAACCGTGACCTCAGAGTTCAATACATTCCTGTGAACAATGGGAAGAAGTGTATATATAGTACTGTAGGAATGACTCGCAGCTCACAGAAGTAGGCGGAATCAATGGCCTCCACTCTGACCATGCGTGTTAAGTATGTATGCTATTTAAGAGGTGGAGCTCACAGAAGTAGGAGGAATCAATGGCCTCCACTCTGACCATGCATGTTAAGTATGTATGCTATTTAAGAGGTGGAGCTCACAGAAGTAGGGGTGCTCCATGGCCTCCCGGGCGGTGAGGCGGGCGTGGTGGTCGTAACGCAGCAGCTTGTCCAGGAAGTCCAGTGCCTCGGTGCTGACCAGGTGCTGGTTCTCACTGTGGACAAACCTCTCCCACCGCTTACGGGAATGCCTGGGAAACAGACTAAACGGTCATAGacagaacacaacatggacacaGCCTCTCCTCACGGTCAGACAGAATGCGCAGAATCTCTGAACTAGATTGACTATCGCAGCCGGAATGCGCAGAATCTCTGAACTAGATTGACTATCGCAGCCGGAATGTGCAGAATCTCTGAACTAGATTGACTATTGCAGCCGGAATGTGCAGAATCGCTGATCTACAAATCACACTGCATCCAAAATAACTAGTCGTTGTGATTCTACGCCTTGTCTCATTGCTCAAACTGACAGACAGACGCAACACTAACAACTTCTGCGATTTGAGACCAACCTACCTGCCCAGGATGTCATTGAACCTTGGGTCTAGCTCGATGTTGTATTTGTCGATGTAGTCGTACAGGTCTTCTGTGCCCAGGACTTTTGCGATTCGTACAAGCTGCAAAACAAACAGGACATGACATGCATAAAACAATAGAGGGCAGCCCCAGCTGTCTGAACATCACTAGAACCACTACTACTAGTtgtctatcagaggggataaagcAGCAGACATGCCATTGGACAATAAAGTAATGTTAtaatcacatgcgccgaatacaacaggtgcaccttaccgtgaaatacttacaagcccttaacaacaatgcagagttaagaaaatattgactaaataaactaaagtatctATAAACAAATACAATTGATTGATGTATAGTTTGGTTGATTTGATAAGATGGCTGAGCTCTCACCTGGTCGTAGTTGTCATGTCCGTGGAAGAAAGGCTCCTTCCTGAAGATCATACTGGCCAGCATGCAGCCCAAGCTCCACATGTCTAAACTGTAGTCGTACATCTATACAGGGACAGTCAACAGGGAATGGTGTCAAAACATCAGACTCAGATTAAATTAGATGTAGGTTATTGAGGTGAATTtttaataaaaacaaaaaaattatCCCTTTTACATTTTGAGTGGGGGTTTTTTCAGGACAGTGTTCTGGGCAGATGTGAAATGACATCTGCTCTGACTGCATGATTTATTTCCTGGATAAAATGTGGCATAAACCTACATTTTACAGAACAGATGCATCTAATTCAATCTTCTGAGGACGAAAGTAAACCAAGAACCATAGCTATACGACAGTCGATTGTTCCCCAGATCATGCAGTAGGAATACAGTATATCGTCTTTAGAAGAAAGCTGACAAAACAGGGCCGTGTTCAATGGGGCACGACGCCTGACTGACCTGGTAGTCGACCAGCAGCTCTGGACCCTTGAAGTATCGGGAAGCCACTCGTACGTTGTACTCCTGAGCAGGGTGGTAGAACTCTGCCAAACCCCAGTCTATAAGGCGAAGCTAGGAGACAGAAGATGAAATCCAGTTAGTTTGAAAACATTATTAGAATCCAACGGCCAGGACTAATATTCATatagatggattaaatcaacacACTCAGGACTTTGtcaaaaaatgtgtgtgtgtgtgtgtggggagtgcATGAATTGTCATTTGTATATGCAGAATCAGATAAGTTATCAATTAATTTATGAGATTTCTATGTTTAATAGTCACAATGGGGGACCGAACCTTAGTAAATAAATATGATTAATGTTTTATATCATATTAGAAAAATAAACCAAAGACTATCTCTGAAATTTGTCTTACCTCAGGAGGCAACATGAATTTTCCTACCAAGTGAATGAAAAGGTCCCATTAGACCCCTCAGAGGGGTTGTGCTGAGTAGTTCTCTATTGGGGAAAGATTCATGTTGAGCTTTCTACTGTGGTGGTTAAACACTCACAAGCTAGTCAACGATTGGCTAAATTTCTTGTATGCCACAATTGGACCAATCACAGATGAGTGCTTTGTGAACCAACTAAACCCAACAGCAGCAAACTGTCAGGCAATACTCCGCCCATAAGTTGGTCTCTGTGACCACACGTACATTAGCCAATCAGagtagagaagggagggagggaaaagggagagatagGCCAGTACCTTTCTGTGTTCGTGGTCGATCATGACGTTGTGTGGCTTGACGTCTCTGTGCATGATTCCCATACTGTGACAGTAGTCCAGAGCCTGAGGGtgtgaacagagaggagaaacagctgACAACTGGCTCACGTTCACTACGGCACACCGTGgaaaaacgttttgcaacggaaaacaaaAAAAGCAAGCATTTCTCATCGGCCAAGTCCAGATAGTACCTCCCAGTTTGTGAGCGTTTTGTGCGTACTGAACATAGCCACGGTGCTCACAGGTGGATAACAGGTCTCTCTAACGTATTCCAGCCAATTAAGTGTGGAGAAAGACCTTGCGAGTCATCTTTATGGCTGCATTAGGTCCTAGTGACCAAAACATAATGGAAAACACTTGGCTAATACACCTATTGGGTATTATCATCAGTGGTGTAATGATTGATTTGCTTTCCCATGGGCAGCATGTgaccctacacacactatacatcaCTAAAATAGACTTTTATTAATAAAGTATCATAGTTTTACATACAATAATCCTACTGAAAAGCAGATGAAACGTGAACATTATAGGCCGGTGATTCTCGTCAACCCTGCTCCTGGAGATCTGCAGCTTTCTGTCCCATGATTGGCAGTAGGAATCAACAAGGCTGCTACCACTGTCTGAGACAGAGCTGTTGTAGAGCAGCAAACCTAAGTGAACCCTGTCCATAGTACTGCCATTTTCAGAgccttgtttgttgttgttttttaaacatCAGGTGTCTTCACAAGAAAGATGCTGAGGACAAACAAAAGTCAAGTCTATTCCCATTGTCTTCAGAGATCAAGTCAACGGGTAAATGCTTAAAAATGCAATTGAAATAATTATAAAACCCGCAGGTTTTTATCCATCCATACAGGCTACAGTGTAAACTGAATAATAATAAACTCATGAAGTCTCAGGCATAGTGGTTTTCCTGTAGCCAGTTGAAAAGCAGCCACGTGAGGAGCAGCTGTGGTATAAATACTGCTGGCTGGAGATGGGTTGTGCTGAGCTGGGGCTGGAGATGGGCTGTGCTGAGCTGGGGCTGGAGATGGGCTGTGCTGAGCTGGGGCTGGAGATGGGTTGTGCTGAGCTGGGGCTGGAGATGGGCTGTGCTGAGCTGGGGCTGGAGATGGGCTGTGCTGAGCTGGGGCTGGAGATGGGCTGTGCTGAGCTGGGGCTGG includes:
- the LOC115128720 gene encoding protein tyrosine phosphatase type IVA 3 isoform X3; translated protein: MARMNRPAPAEVCYKNMRLLITHNPTNSTLNSFIEDLKKYGATTVVRVCEVTYDKAPLEKDGITVVDWQFDDGAPPPSKVVEDWLSLLRSRFLEDPGCCVAVHCVAGLGRAPVLVALALIESGMKYEDAIQFIRQKRRGAINSKQLTYLEKYRPKQRLRYKDPHIFKNKCCIM
- the LOC115128720 gene encoding protein tyrosine phosphatase type IVA 3 isoform X1, producing the protein MARMNRPAPAEVCYKNMRLLITHNPTNSTLNSFIEDLKKYGATTVVRVCEVTYDKAPLEKDGITVVDWQFDDGAPPPSKVVEDWLSLLRSRFLEDPGCCVAVHCVAGLGRKRRGAINSKQLTYLEKYRPKQRLRYKDPHIFKNKCCIM
- the LOC115128720 gene encoding protein tyrosine phosphatase type IVA 3 isoform X2; this translates as MARMNRPAPAEVCYKNMRLLITHNPTNSTLNSFIEDWQFDDGAPPPSKVVEDWLSLLRSRFLEDPGCCVAVHCVAGLGRAPVLVALALIESGMKYEDAIQFIRQKRRGAINSKQLTYLEKYRPKQRLRYKDPHIFKNKCCIM
- the LOC115128719 gene encoding casein kinase II subunit alpha-like, which codes for MSGPVTSRSRVYPDVNTQRPREYWDYESHVVEWGNQDDYQLVRKLGRGKYSEVFEAINITNNEKVVVKILKPVKKKKIKREIKILENLRGGPNIISLLDIVKDPVSRTPALVFEHVNNTDFKQLYQTLSDYDIRFYMYEILKALDYCHSMGIMHRDVKPHNVMIDHEHRKLRLIDWGLAEFYHPAQEYNVRVASRYFKGPELLVDYQMYDYSLDMWSLGCMLASMIFRKEPFFHGHDNYDQLVRIAKVLGTEDLYDYIDKYNIELDPRFNDILGRHSRKRWERFVHSENQHLVSTEALDFLDKLLRYDHHARLTAREAMEHPYFYPIVKDQARMGSISGLSTGSTPVSSSSMMTGITSMSSSQPLANVAGSPVISSPSALATQVPAAGAQP